The following proteins are co-located in the Streptomyces sp. DT2A-34 genome:
- a CDS encoding HAD-IIIA family hydrolase → MNRPAPRPALHESSGEAASFRGPAPVAAVLFDRDGTLVEDVPYNGDPEMVRPMPGAREALELLRAQGVATGVVSNQSGIGRGLLTHADVRRVNDRADALLGGLGTWLYCPHLPDAGCDCRKPRPGLVVEAARRLGVTPGDCVVIGDIAADVRAAHAAGARGVLVPNAATLPEEVRRAPDTARDLLTAVRRLLAQAPGTGGGGRS, encoded by the coding sequence GTGAACCGCCCCGCCCCGCGCCCCGCGCTCCACGAATCCTCCGGAGAGGCCGCCTCCTTCCGTGGCCCGGCCCCCGTCGCCGCGGTCCTCTTCGACCGGGACGGCACCCTCGTCGAGGACGTCCCGTACAACGGGGACCCCGAGATGGTGCGGCCGATGCCCGGAGCGCGGGAGGCGCTGGAGCTGCTGCGGGCCCAGGGCGTCGCGACCGGGGTGGTCAGCAACCAGTCCGGCATCGGCCGCGGACTGCTCACGCACGCCGACGTCCGCCGCGTCAACGACCGGGCCGACGCCCTGCTCGGCGGGCTCGGCACTTGGCTGTACTGCCCGCATCTCCCCGACGCCGGCTGCGACTGCCGCAAACCCCGCCCGGGACTCGTCGTCGAGGCGGCCCGCCGCCTGGGCGTCACGCCCGGGGACTGCGTGGTGATCGGCGACATCGCCGCCGACGTCCGAGCCGCGCACGCCGCGGGCGCCAGGGGTGTGCTCGTCCCCAACGCGGCGACGCTGCCCGAGGAGGTCCGGCGGGCCCCGGACACCGCCCGCGACCTGCTCACGGCCGTCCGCCGGCTCCTCGCCCAGGCACCCGGGACCGGAGGAGGTGGCCGGTCGTGA